Proteins from one Mycobacterium sp. SMC-2 genomic window:
- a CDS encoding OB-fold domain-containing protein — MGIQGVGAAAPSLRLRAGDVAAAWGSRGGKGQAAVCAADEDALTLSWLAVVRALVNAGRSPEEIDGLWWGTSRPPFAEGPSLAMLGAALRLRTDLAGALMSGSAHAGMEALVAAWDSVAAGHVRTAVVVAGDAVVPGPGTPWESRVGAGAVALVLTAGAGPAALAARTQRSWPVLDRYRGDGEASTRDFYDPRLFREEVFLPLLTEVAGKTGGADAWSLPDPDGRLGAVLARRLGADASASASIYAQLGDTGAAAPLLGLRGALGAPGRAAVLGYGGGRATAVVIEVNEALPGSADDLGAGVFVSYPEALRARGQLLPTGEPVPMGVPPGSAAFVRGGLEMLALQGGRCVECGTLNVPPSVHPACIGCGGEKFEVRDLERAGTVHTFSVNHSMPAPFVAPLPLLIVDLDDGARVQFQGLPEDAPNLAVGDRVELVLRRYAIERGVPVYGYKARRVTS, encoded by the coding sequence GTGGGTATTCAGGGTGTGGGTGCGGCGGCGCCGTCGCTGCGACTGCGTGCCGGCGACGTCGCCGCCGCGTGGGGCTCGCGGGGCGGCAAAGGCCAGGCCGCGGTGTGCGCGGCCGACGAGGATGCGCTGACGTTGTCATGGCTGGCGGTTGTGCGAGCGCTGGTCAACGCGGGCCGATCGCCCGAGGAGATCGACGGTCTGTGGTGGGGTACCAGCCGGCCTCCATTCGCAGAGGGGCCGAGCCTGGCGATGCTCGGGGCGGCGCTGCGGCTGCGCACCGACCTCGCGGGCGCGCTGATGAGTGGATCTGCGCACGCGGGCATGGAAGCCCTTGTCGCTGCGTGGGATTCCGTCGCGGCCGGGCACGTTCGCACCGCGGTAGTGGTCGCCGGTGATGCGGTGGTTCCGGGCCCCGGTACGCCGTGGGAGTCGCGTGTTGGGGCGGGCGCGGTGGCCCTGGTGCTCACCGCCGGCGCTGGTCCCGCCGCGCTGGCCGCGCGAACACAGCGCAGTTGGCCCGTGCTGGATCGCTACCGCGGCGATGGTGAAGCATCGACCCGAGATTTCTACGACCCGCGCCTGTTTCGGGAGGAGGTGTTTCTCCCCCTGCTCACCGAGGTCGCGGGCAAGACGGGCGGCGCCGACGCCTGGTCGCTGCCCGACCCGGACGGCAGGCTCGGCGCCGTGCTTGCCCGTCGGCTCGGAGCGGACGCCTCGGCGTCGGCGTCGATCTATGCGCAGCTTGGTGACACCGGCGCAGCCGCACCGCTGTTGGGCCTGCGCGGCGCGCTTGGTGCACCCGGGCGGGCCGCGGTGCTTGGTTACGGCGGTGGACGCGCTACCGCCGTGGTCATCGAGGTCAACGAGGCGCTTCCCGGTTCGGCTGACGACCTAGGCGCCGGGGTGTTCGTCAGCTACCCCGAGGCGCTACGCGCTCGAGGCCAGTTGCTGCCCACCGGTGAGCCGGTCCCGATGGGGGTGCCGCCGGGCAGTGCCGCATTCGTGCGCGGCGGCCTGGAAATGCTCGCGTTGCAAGGCGGTCGGTGTGTTGAATGCGGCACTCTCAACGTGCCGCCATCAGTGCACCCCGCCTGCATCGGGTGCGGCGGCGAGAAGTTTGAGGTGCGTGACCTCGAGCGTGCGGGCACGGTCCACACCTTCAGCGTGAACCACTCGATGCCGGCGCCATTTGTGGCGCCACTTCCGCTACTGATTGTGGATCTGGACGACGGAGCCCGGGTGCAGTTCCAAGGCTTGCCCGAAGACGCGCCGAACCTCGCGGTCGGCGACCGGGTCGAATTGGTGTTGCGTCGCTACGCCATCGAGCGCGGCGTCCCGGTGTATGGATACAAAGCACGGAGGGTCACGTCATGA
- a CDS encoding VOC family protein, which yields MAYIGIAANDLDAWSTYAQQVLGHEVAADSDSHNLYLRMDERHHRFIVHPADNEPEDVSYVGWQVRDAAEMDAVAAQLVTSGVNVVDGKPEEAAARRVLGFVHFTDPHSGVRMELAYGPEVTFQPAYRPSRPISGYVTGAQGLGHFVTYVPDVEAAEAFYSQTLGFATSDSPNFPGVGKIASFMYCNSRHHSLAFFGNPQPRRRTYHVMLEHSSIDDVGSAFDICQAQGNVKVQLGRHNNDRMFSFYAQNPSGWLFEFGWGARTIDPQTFAVEHYSVGGGSGMGEWGHAGLAESVF from the coding sequence TTGGCCTACATCGGGATCGCTGCGAATGATCTCGACGCGTGGTCGACGTACGCCCAACAGGTGCTCGGACACGAGGTCGCCGCCGACAGCGACAGCCACAACCTCTACCTGCGCATGGACGAGCGCCACCACAGGTTCATCGTCCATCCGGCCGACAACGAGCCCGAGGACGTCTCGTATGTCGGGTGGCAGGTACGCGATGCCGCAGAAATGGATGCCGTCGCTGCACAACTCGTGACCTCCGGGGTCAACGTCGTCGACGGCAAGCCTGAGGAAGCAGCGGCCAGGCGAGTCCTTGGCTTCGTGCATTTCACCGATCCGCACTCGGGCGTACGAATGGAGTTGGCGTACGGGCCGGAAGTGACCTTCCAGCCCGCGTATCGACCGTCGCGACCTATCTCGGGATACGTCACCGGCGCTCAGGGCCTCGGCCACTTCGTTACCTATGTTCCAGACGTCGAAGCCGCCGAGGCGTTCTACAGCCAGACCTTGGGCTTTGCCACCTCCGACTCGCCGAACTTCCCCGGCGTAGGCAAAATCGCATCGTTCATGTACTGCAATTCGAGGCATCATTCGCTGGCATTCTTTGGCAACCCTCAGCCACGCCGCCGCACCTATCACGTGATGCTCGAGCACTCCAGCATCGACGATGTCGGCTCGGCCTTCGATATCTGCCAAGCACAAGGCAATGTGAAAGTCCAACTCGGCCGGCACAACAACGACCGGATGTTTTCCTTCTATGCCCAGAATCCGTCGGGCTGGCTATTCGAATTCGGCTGGGGTGCAAGGACTATCGACCCGCAAACCTTCGCCGTCGAGCACTACAGCGTCGGCGGTGGCAGCGGCATGGGTGAGTGGGGTCACGCCGGCCTCGCGGAATCGGTCTTCTGA
- a CDS encoding acetyl-CoA hydrolase/transferase family protein, which produces MTSIVDALNRIPAGGRIVAGAYCGGPTSLLRGVAERSSGRGWQLCAGLLLDDGGVYEAAGSGKLRLATWHVAGAGRDLVERGLIDYLPVRASQLEKRIATWDLDAALVRVTPPDSDGWCSLGPSTGYALTAIKTAKLCIAEVDDALPRTFGQSRVHATELDILVPSTTQTPTYRSPEPDDVSRAIARHVLTLLPDRPVLQVGIGAATEAIVTALAEAGVGRLRFVGMGTDAMVDLFERGLLDDGRPAIQSPDLFGTQRLMRFAHENPVVGVFPSSVAHSPQWLAEHQRLVAVNSAVEIDLSGQVNSEVVAGRQIAGIGGSIDFVEAATHSTGGLRVIALPSTTRDGRRSRIAPRLDATATVTIPRGMVDFVVTEHGIARLEGKTLRQRAEALIDIAAPQHRQALADALRQPVAI; this is translated from the coding sequence TTGACCTCAATCGTTGATGCTCTCAACCGGATTCCGGCAGGGGGGCGCATCGTCGCCGGCGCCTACTGCGGCGGGCCGACATCGCTGCTACGGGGTGTCGCCGAGCGCAGCTCGGGCCGCGGGTGGCAGCTATGCGCCGGTCTGTTGCTCGACGACGGGGGCGTGTATGAGGCGGCGGGCTCCGGCAAGCTGCGACTCGCGACCTGGCATGTGGCCGGGGCGGGTCGCGACCTGGTCGAGCGCGGCCTCATCGACTACCTTCCCGTGAGAGCGTCCCAACTCGAAAAGCGTATTGCGACATGGGATCTGGATGCCGCCCTGGTCCGCGTCACACCACCGGACTCCGACGGCTGGTGCAGCCTTGGACCGTCGACCGGCTATGCGCTCACCGCGATCAAGACGGCCAAGCTGTGCATCGCCGAAGTCGACGACGCGCTGCCCCGCACCTTCGGTCAATCCCGCGTGCACGCCACGGAGCTGGACATTCTGGTGCCGTCGACGACCCAAACACCGACGTATCGCTCGCCGGAACCCGATGACGTCAGCCGGGCAATCGCACGGCATGTGCTCACCTTGTTGCCGGACCGCCCGGTGCTACAGGTCGGCATCGGCGCCGCAACCGAGGCGATCGTCACGGCGCTGGCCGAAGCGGGTGTCGGCCGGTTGCGGTTCGTGGGCATGGGTACCGACGCCATGGTCGACCTCTTCGAGCGCGGTCTCCTCGATGACGGGCGGCCGGCGATCCAGTCACCCGATCTCTTTGGGACACAACGGCTGATGCGATTCGCCCACGAGAACCCAGTGGTTGGCGTCTTCCCATCCAGCGTTGCGCACTCGCCACAGTGGCTCGCCGAGCACCAGCGGTTGGTGGCGGTGAACAGCGCGGTGGAGATCGATCTATCCGGGCAAGTCAACAGCGAGGTCGTCGCCGGAAGGCAGATTGCCGGGATCGGTGGGTCGATCGACTTCGTTGAGGCCGCGACACACTCGACTGGAGGACTGCGGGTCATTGCCCTTCCGTCGACCACCCGCGACGGGCGCCGCTCGCGGATCGCGCCGCGCCTCGACGCGACCGCTACCGTCACCATTCCGCGGGGAATGGTCGATTTCGTGGTCACCGAGCACGGCATCGCACGGCTCGAGGGCAAGACGCTGCGGCAGCGGGCCGAGGCGCTCATCGACATCGCGGCGCCGCAGCACAGACAAGCCCTCGCCGACGCCCTACGGCAGCCGGTGGCGATATGA
- a CDS encoding alpha/beta hydrolase, whose product MTAPTKRLGYRPRMEPGPMPDGVTTTVTAVKTADDASAPGILYTVAGATTAVTLMHPRQDLARHHLIPALLEAGFAVWAQGSRTVNNDLTLIHEEAVLDAAAGFAQLRDRGFEHIVACGPSGGAALYAFYVQQASRAPEGRITVTPGGKPIPLDKATIPAPDAVVFLAAHPGQGQLLLSCIDGAVADEADPLSTVPELDIFDEANGFREPPTSSQYAQEFLDRYREAQRARVARIDAHARYLIAERLDAKARFKTSNRTVDRRASVMSKVITVYRTDADPRTLDLSLDPSDRPYGSIHGRRPDLINFGITGFGRLTTADAWLSTWSGLSSNAGFVTCAPEVTIPSLFIEYTGDQATFPSVARGMFDAIGAADKTHERIVGTHFGGSPTADGPPGGALSAKTIIDWVRQRFPSA is encoded by the coding sequence GTGACTGCGCCGACCAAGCGACTGGGCTACCGGCCGCGGATGGAGCCGGGCCCGATGCCCGACGGCGTGACGACGACCGTCACCGCGGTCAAGACCGCCGACGACGCCTCGGCCCCGGGCATCCTCTATACCGTGGCGGGCGCGACCACGGCGGTCACGTTGATGCACCCGCGTCAGGATCTGGCTCGGCACCACCTGATCCCGGCTTTGCTGGAGGCGGGCTTTGCGGTGTGGGCACAGGGTTCGCGAACCGTGAACAACGACCTGACCCTCATTCATGAGGAGGCCGTCCTGGATGCCGCCGCAGGCTTTGCGCAGCTGCGCGACCGCGGTTTCGAGCACATCGTGGCCTGCGGGCCGTCGGGCGGCGCGGCGCTGTACGCCTTTTACGTCCAGCAGGCCAGCCGGGCACCCGAAGGCCGCATCACGGTGACCCCCGGCGGCAAGCCGATCCCGCTCGACAAGGCGACCATCCCGGCCCCCGACGCCGTGGTTTTCCTTGCTGCGCACCCGGGGCAGGGCCAGTTGCTGCTCAGTTGCATCGACGGTGCGGTTGCCGATGAGGCCGATCCGCTGTCGACGGTGCCGGAGTTAGATATCTTCGACGAGGCCAACGGTTTTCGCGAGCCGCCGACCAGCTCGCAGTACGCGCAGGAGTTTCTGGACCGGTACCGCGAGGCGCAGCGGGCAAGGGTGGCACGCATCGATGCGCACGCACGCTATCTGATCGCCGAGCGCCTAGATGCCAAGGCGCGGTTCAAGACAAGTAATCGGACCGTCGACCGTCGCGCCAGCGTCATGTCGAAGGTCATCACGGTGTATCGCACCGATGCCGACCCGCGCACGCTGGACCTGTCCCTTGACCCGTCGGATCGGCCCTACGGGTCGATCCACGGCCGTCGCCCGGACCTGATCAACTTCGGGATCACCGGCTTCGGACGGCTGACCACCGCCGACGCCTGGCTGTCCACCTGGTCGGGACTGTCCTCGAACGCCGGATTCGTCACCTGTGCGCCCGAGGTGACCATCCCGAGCCTATTCATCGAGTACACGGGCGACCAGGCCACTTTCCCCTCGGTGGCCCGCGGGATGTTCGACGCGATCGGGGCCGCCGACAAGACCCACGAGCGGATCGTCGGCACCCACTTCGGCGGATCACCGACGGCCGACGGCCCGCCCGGCGGCGCGCTATCGGCCAAAACCATCATCGACTGGGTGCGCCAGCGCTTTCCAAGCGCCTGA
- a CDS encoding VOC family protein, which produces MTVKLAGGMRGVDHVAYPTWKLPETVHFYRDVLGFPLKHCILAPGWGNDPHPDFAHFFFDIGANGTIAFFYYFNTPEYRDPNVPDRINRARHLALQVDTLEELDGYQKRIEDAGYELRFRIAHEIIESIYVWDPNGYSIEISRHLRPLQEADTVDTELSIQALVDVTQGPEPSLAKVWERKAELIAEKLGVPNV; this is translated from the coding sequence ATGACGGTGAAACTCGCGGGAGGGATGCGCGGCGTCGATCACGTCGCCTACCCGACCTGGAAACTGCCGGAGACCGTTCATTTCTATCGCGACGTGCTGGGGTTCCCGCTCAAGCACTGCATCCTCGCACCGGGCTGGGGCAATGACCCGCATCCTGACTTCGCGCATTTCTTCTTCGACATCGGTGCTAACGGAACCATTGCCTTCTTCTACTATTTCAACACTCCGGAGTATCGCGACCCGAACGTCCCGGACCGCATCAATCGGGCACGGCATCTGGCGCTGCAGGTCGACACCCTTGAGGAGCTAGACGGCTATCAGAAGCGCATCGAAGACGCCGGCTATGAGCTGCGGTTCCGCATCGCGCACGAGATCATCGAGTCGATCTATGTGTGGGATCCCAACGGGTATTCCATCGAGATCTCCCGGCATCTGCGACCCTTGCAGGAAGCCGACACCGTCGACACTGAGCTCTCCATTCAGGCTTTGGTCGATGTGACCCAAGGCCCAGAGCCGTCGCTGGCCAAGGTGTGGGAGCGCAAGGCCGAGCTCATCGCCGAGAAGCTGGGGGTTCCTAATGTCTAG
- a CDS encoding AMP-binding protein, whose translation MTGTTSRADLERVVSAYGAEAQRYRAAGEWGDQTIVGVLRSHAARRPTALAVATIEGALTYAELDRRSDAVALGLIDAGLQPGDPVIFQMGNELETVIALYGALKAGLIPVCSIPNHRLHEVTQIAMATGARAHIFQADYRTYDLASLSSELVERCPDITVRVVTRGESAPGIWSLDELTGGVDPDRARAVVDEIQRQLSPDGVALFQLSGGTTGVPKVIPHTHAGYLSIAARWSRNFGWDEQTVTLHFLPVMHHAGLGTVLVPTHFVGGTVVLGRSVDAELLVGLIERYKVTWMHFNMAAFEPLMDYSARVDCDFSSIEHFMWVFVRPEMSAQAEKMLGATAIGSFGAGEGVHLSARPDDPPEIRRYTAGSTIGAHDEVVVRQPDSGEPVPDGEVGELTFRGPSVIRSYLSSEHSAKAFTSDGFYRSGDLGHVEMIAGRRCYVVDGRLKDQISRGGEKVMAAELELLLHDHPEVREVAAIGVPDPALGERICVVVVPEIAVADPEALRKRLVEHLDKRHVAKFKWPELVVLVDELPKTGVNKVRKDVLRSWVESGGAPEKVRN comes from the coding sequence ATGACGGGAACAACCTCGCGGGCGGACCTCGAGCGCGTGGTCAGCGCGTACGGCGCTGAGGCGCAACGCTATCGAGCCGCCGGCGAGTGGGGGGACCAGACCATCGTCGGGGTGTTGCGTAGTCACGCGGCGCGCCGCCCGACGGCGCTCGCGGTCGCGACCATCGAGGGCGCGCTGACGTATGCCGAACTCGACCGGCGTTCGGACGCAGTCGCGCTGGGTCTGATCGACGCCGGACTACAGCCCGGTGACCCGGTCATCTTTCAAATGGGTAATGAGCTGGAAACCGTGATCGCGTTGTACGGTGCGCTCAAGGCGGGGCTCATTCCGGTCTGCAGCATTCCGAATCACCGGCTGCACGAGGTCACCCAGATCGCGATGGCGACCGGTGCACGCGCCCATATATTCCAGGCCGACTACCGCACTTACGATCTGGCGAGCTTGAGCTCGGAGCTGGTGGAGCGCTGCCCGGATATCACCGTCCGTGTGGTGACACGGGGCGAGTCGGCTCCGGGGATTTGGTCGCTTGATGAGCTCACTGGTGGCGTGGATCCTGACCGCGCTCGAGCGGTGGTGGATGAGATCCAGCGGCAGCTCTCGCCGGATGGTGTTGCGCTGTTCCAGCTTTCGGGTGGGACCACTGGCGTGCCGAAGGTGATCCCGCACACGCATGCCGGGTATTTGTCGATCGCTGCCCGATGGTCGCGCAACTTCGGGTGGGATGAGCAGACCGTGACTCTGCATTTTTTGCCGGTGATGCATCATGCGGGGCTCGGAACCGTGTTGGTACCAACGCATTTCGTGGGCGGCACTGTGGTGCTGGGTCGTTCGGTCGACGCCGAGTTGTTGGTGGGCCTGATTGAGCGCTACAAGGTGACATGGATGCACTTCAACATGGCGGCGTTTGAGCCCTTGATGGATTACAGCGCCCGGGTTGACTGCGACTTCAGCTCGATCGAACACTTCATGTGGGTGTTCGTGCGCCCGGAAATGTCAGCGCAGGCCGAAAAGATGTTGGGGGCGACCGCGATCGGCAGCTTCGGTGCGGGTGAGGGTGTGCACCTGTCTGCCCGGCCGGATGATCCCCCGGAGATCCGCCGCTATACCGCGGGTTCGACGATTGGTGCCCACGACGAGGTCGTGGTGCGGCAGCCGGATAGTGGAGAGCCCGTGCCCGACGGTGAGGTCGGGGAGCTGACCTTCCGCGGCCCCAGCGTGATCCGCTCGTATCTGTCCTCGGAGCACTCCGCGAAGGCCTTCACTTCAGACGGCTTCTATCGCAGCGGCGACCTCGGCCACGTGGAGATGATCGCCGGTCGGCGCTGCTATGTGGTGGACGGCCGGCTCAAGGACCAGATCAGCCGAGGTGGTGAGAAGGTGATGGCTGCGGAATTGGAGTTGCTGTTGCACGATCACCCCGAGGTACGGGAGGTGGCCGCGATCGGTGTGCCGGATCCGGCGTTGGGTGAGCGGATCTGCGTTGTTGTGGTGCCCGAGATCGCGGTCGCGGATCCCGAGGCACTGCGCAAGCGGCTGGTCGAGCATCTCGACAAACGCCACGTGGCCAAATTCAAGTGGCCCGAACTTGTGGTGCTGGTCGATGAGCTGCCCAAGACGGGAGTGAACAAAGTCCGTAAGGATGTCTTGCGCAGCTGGGTCGAATCCGGCGGCGCGCCAGAGAAAGTGAGGAACTGA
- a CDS encoding MBL fold metallo-hydrolase, with protein sequence MTGLSIGAITVMPVVDSVVRLVPTQAYENTSAVDWSSHNALLDDEGMLRLTLGGYVVRSADRVILVDAGVGPEDRVGKNATMPGGRMLDNLLGSGTPPEEVTDVVFTHLHIDHVGWGAVGDQVMFPNAAYRCHQADWDHFTNGGAMGAPEKLAVMAPVMECWDRSTTLAPGFDVVDAPGHTPGSSIVVLSDGDERGVLLGDVVHCPAELIEDEWETIGDVDPVLARRTATALAKEYEGSDIPIGAAHFSDLRFGRLLTGERRRRWVYT encoded by the coding sequence GTGACCGGCCTCAGCATCGGAGCAATCACCGTCATGCCGGTGGTCGACAGCGTGGTTCGCCTCGTACCGACGCAGGCCTACGAAAACACCTCGGCCGTCGATTGGTCGAGCCATAACGCGCTGCTCGACGATGAGGGCATGCTCCGGCTCACGCTCGGCGGCTATGTCGTACGGTCCGCTGACCGTGTCATCCTCGTCGACGCGGGTGTGGGTCCGGAGGATCGTGTCGGCAAGAACGCGACGATGCCCGGGGGAAGGATGCTGGACAACCTGCTAGGTTCGGGTACGCCTCCCGAGGAGGTCACAGATGTGGTCTTCACCCACTTACATATCGATCACGTGGGGTGGGGCGCGGTCGGCGACCAGGTCATGTTCCCCAACGCGGCTTATCGCTGCCACCAAGCCGATTGGGATCATTTCACGAACGGTGGCGCGATGGGGGCGCCCGAGAAGCTCGCGGTAATGGCGCCGGTGATGGAGTGCTGGGACCGCTCAACGACCTTGGCGCCGGGCTTTGACGTGGTCGACGCGCCGGGGCATACGCCCGGGTCGTCGATCGTGGTCCTCTCCGACGGCGATGAACGCGGTGTGCTGCTCGGCGATGTTGTGCACTGTCCAGCCGAACTCATCGAAGACGAGTGGGAGACAATCGGCGATGTGGACCCGGTGCTCGCGCGCCGCACCGCGACGGCACTAGCGAAGGAGTACGAGGGCAGCGATATCCCGATCGGTGCTGCGCATTTCAGCGATCTGCGATTCGGACGACTACTTACGGGCGAGCGGCGAAGAAGGTGGGTCTACACATGA
- a CDS encoding LLM class flavin-dependent oxidoreductase, with product MKFYAFHFMPYPFLEEGFKDKYQSDWVTYPNSNYDPVVGHRLYSTYIDQLVYAAELGFDGITVNEHHQTSYGLMPSPNIIAAMLVQRTMGMPTKVGILGNALPLRQNPLRIAEELAMLDVISGGRMISGFVRGIGAEYHSFGVNPAESRDRFREAHDVIVKAWSEPGPFSFEGEFFNYRYVNTWPRPFQRPHPEVWAPSTGSGETVVWAAERGYTYVQVFSPIKSVIKIFEEYRDAAEKFGIADPSSRLGWAPAVYVADSDAQAEDEFWPQADMYFNNLFPNPMHRLFPPNYMEEKTLERVLSLRGDLDKSTDFNTLKSNYTAIVGSPETVIGMLEEAHDMLGFEHLVMYVHMGGLSDELTRNNIRRIATEVMPKLRDHQSKRDAAVGAPRA from the coding sequence ATGAAGTTCTACGCGTTCCACTTCATGCCCTACCCGTTCCTGGAGGAGGGCTTCAAGGACAAGTACCAGTCGGACTGGGTGACCTATCCCAACAGCAACTACGACCCTGTCGTGGGTCACCGGCTGTATTCGACCTATATCGACCAGCTGGTCTATGCGGCGGAGTTGGGCTTCGACGGCATAACCGTGAACGAGCATCATCAGACGTCGTACGGGTTGATGCCTTCGCCCAACATCATCGCGGCGATGCTGGTGCAGCGCACGATGGGAATGCCGACCAAGGTCGGGATCCTGGGCAACGCGTTGCCGTTGCGGCAGAATCCGCTGCGCATCGCCGAGGAACTGGCCATGCTCGACGTGATCAGCGGTGGGCGGATGATCAGTGGGTTCGTGCGGGGCATTGGGGCGGAGTACCACAGCTTCGGCGTCAACCCGGCCGAGTCGCGGGACCGCTTCCGCGAGGCCCACGACGTGATCGTGAAAGCTTGGTCGGAGCCTGGCCCCTTTTCGTTCGAAGGCGAGTTCTTCAACTATCGCTATGTGAACACCTGGCCGCGGCCATTCCAGCGGCCGCATCCGGAAGTTTGGGCGCCCTCAACGGGTAGTGGCGAGACGGTGGTCTGGGCGGCCGAACGGGGTTATACCTACGTTCAGGTGTTTTCGCCGATTAAAAGCGTCATAAAGATCTTCGAGGAATACCGCGATGCCGCGGAGAAGTTCGGAATTGCCGACCCGTCCAGCCGTCTGGGTTGGGCGCCGGCGGTTTATGTCGCCGACAGCGACGCCCAAGCTGAAGACGAGTTCTGGCCTCAGGCCGATATGTACTTCAATAACTTGTTCCCCAACCCGATGCACCGCCTGTTCCCACCGAACTATATGGAGGAAAAGACACTCGAGCGGGTGCTGTCGCTGCGCGGTGACCTGGACAAGTCGACCGACTTCAACACCTTGAAGTCGAACTACACGGCCATCGTGGGCAGCCCGGAGACCGTGATTGGCATGCTCGAAGAAGCCCACGATATGCTCGGCTTTGAGCACCTCGTGATGTACGTCCACATGGGCGGTCTCAGCGATGAGTTGACGCGCAACAATATTCGCCGCATCGCTACCGAGGTCATGCCGAAGTTGCGTGACCACCAGAGCAAGCGAGATGCAGCCGTCGGCGCCCCGAGAGCGTGA
- a CDS encoding alpha/beta fold hydrolase, which yields MTTAAPAGTLEVRVEGDGPDILVLPSFVGPYWTPALDELASSFRVHLLQLPGFGDFAVPQGARRVLDLATVLKVVLADAGLLGASVIGHSFGGWLAMELALLAPPPKLVLVDTLGFRIKGEPREDIFDRPRDTVLDLVYADRSMAPTNWEAVEDRRNVASLARYGWNPYLCDLSLANRAAAISSPTLVVWGAKDQVVPASHAQLTADAIPGARVQVLPKAGHDPLTDDPSGFAAAVKRFLSTEEH from the coding sequence GTGACAACTGCAGCGCCAGCAGGGACTCTCGAAGTGCGCGTCGAGGGGGACGGGCCGGACATTCTCGTGCTGCCGAGCTTCGTAGGGCCGTACTGGACACCGGCACTGGATGAACTGGCGTCGTCGTTTCGCGTGCACCTGCTGCAACTCCCGGGCTTTGGCGACTTCGCTGTCCCGCAGGGAGCGCGCCGGGTGCTCGACCTGGCGACGGTCTTGAAGGTCGTGTTGGCCGACGCCGGCTTGCTCGGAGCATCGGTGATCGGGCATTCGTTCGGCGGTTGGTTGGCTATGGAGCTGGCGCTGCTAGCGCCGCCGCCAAAACTCGTCCTCGTCGATACCCTGGGATTCCGCATCAAGGGTGAGCCTCGTGAGGACATTTTCGATCGTCCGCGCGATACGGTGCTCGACCTGGTGTACGCCGATCGGTCGATGGCGCCGACGAATTGGGAAGCGGTCGAGGATCGGCGCAACGTGGCCTCGTTGGCGAGATACGGCTGGAATCCGTACCTGTGCGACCTGTCGCTGGCCAACCGTGCTGCCGCGATCTCGTCCCCGACGCTCGTGGTGTGGGGGGCGAAGGACCAGGTTGTTCCCGCCAGCCATGCGCAACTGACCGCCGACGCCATCCCGGGTGCGCGTGTGCAGGTCTTGCCCAAGGCGGGCCACGATCCGCTCACTGACGACCCATCGGGCTTCGCCGCCGCGGTGAAGCGGTTTCTGAGCACCGAGGAGCACTGA